Proteins encoded within one genomic window of Acomys russatus chromosome 5, mAcoRus1.1, whole genome shotgun sequence:
- the Dclre1a gene encoding DNA cross-link repair 1A protein, producing the protein MLEDTFWEEDIWEYKSKRKPKPAHPNNCSEKISESVEKAADGKYQPKRKGNRKRTTGDNSGTRGHKVCPGESDSQISVGSSQNPSCGDERQQSQGKETTPRKHCRAHRSKQVSPRTRPVYEGHCPSCQMPFSSLLGQTPRWHVFECLDSPPVSDTDCPEGLLCTSTIPSHYKKYTHLLLAQSRASNEPVGTPSQVSPGSLPTAEPASCKLEESQSEHLKTENLRKVLDDSLLMVQCLRAPQPPAEASRKLPSSACPQRSLAPQCAESVKKDKLQGGGWPLAEDTVKSQSNSQGMSLPLPENDLSSGEISYSPLQSDEETYEADQELDDSQQELFFTQRPEDSSLGDGSAVPEDLHDRFPKEPGGAHPSVKSWAATFGGLGKGGALNDSFQLISHTESRLSQDDPPHTGSGFFLFSPALAVERAASNYQNTKTKPDEPEEFHSLGSSHQKQKTEPSAGGSQMAKPLEKEGGEGLSLRPTQSQVKGLQGKGLGANSTCACREAGKSPSTPLTRSLSMSPTSPKGNASQPSKKVLKQVDIGVFFGLPPKRQEETPPRKGTLERPKVSPLLSPSAKRSRPCKRKADDSPGDLEFDGRHSNESQHPRELSGERARQPRKRQRKSSSQAQYQRSGPLSNSAELGPAGISRGQASVRRTQSRPCRGNTYTSEPAGAGKWRRTCPFYKRIPGTGFTVDAFQYGEVEGCTAYFLTHFHSDHYAGLSKDFAMPVYCTEITGNLLKRKLRVQEQYIHQLPMDTECMVDGVRVILLDANHCPGAAMILFHLPNGAVILHTGDFRADPSMERSLLAGRKVHTLYLDTTYCSPEYTFPSQQEVVRFAINTAFEAVTLNPRVLVVCGTYSLGKEKVFLAIADVLGSKVGMTQEKYKTLQCLNIPEVSSLITTDMCNSLVHLLPMSQINFKGLQSHLKKCAGKYDQILAFRPTGWTHSSNITSIADIAPQKKGNISIYGIPYSEHSSYLEMKRFVQWLKPQRIIPTVNVGSATARSIMEKYFKEWKLEAGY; encoded by the exons ATGTTAGAAGACACGTTTTGGGAAGAAGACATCTGGGaatataaatctaaaagaaaacccaaaccagcACATCCAAATAATTGTTCTGAAAAGATTTCAGAATCTGTTGAAAAAGCAGCAGATGGGAAATACCAGCCAAAgcgaaaaggaaacagaaaaagaactacaGGAGATAACAGTGGGACGAGGGGCCACAAAGTGTGCCCTGGGGAATCAGACAGTCAGATTTCTGTGGGTTCCAGTCAGAATCCGAGTTGCGGAGATGAGAGACAACAGTCTCAAGGCAAAGAGACCACTCCAAGAAAGCACTGTAGAGCtcacagaagcaagcaggtgtcCCCGAGGACACGCCCAGTTTACGAGGGACACTGCCCAAGCTGCCAAATGCCTTTTTCCTCACTGCTAGGTCAGACACCCCGCTggcatgtgtttgagtgtttggatAGTCCGCCAGTCTCTGACACAG acTGTCCTGAGGGTCTTCTGTGTACCTCCACAATTCCTTCTCATTATAAGAAGTACACCCACCTCCTGCTTGCTCAGAGCAGGGCTAGCAATGAACCTGTCGGCACTCCATCACAGGTGTCACCTGGGAGTCTCCCCACAGCAGAGCCAGCCTCTTGTAAGCTTGAGGAGAGCCAGTCTGAGCATCTGAAAACTGAGAACTTAAGAAAAGTTTTAGACGACTCTCTGTTGATGGTCCAGTGCCTAAGAGCGCCTCAGCCTCCAGCCGAAGCCAGCAGGAAGCTTCCGTCATCTGCATGTCCTCAAAGGTCCCTAGCGCCACAGTGCGCAGAGTCCGTTAAGAAAGACAAGCTGCAGGGAGGTGGTTGGCCTCTTGCTGAGGACACGGTAAAGAGCCAGAGCAACTCACAGGGTATGAGTTTGCCGTTGCCGGAAAATGACCTCAGCAGCGGTGAGATCTCGTATTCTCCGCTGCAGAGTGACGAAGAGACTTATGAGGCAGACCAAGAGCTGGATGACTCACAGCAGGAACTCTTTTTTACCCAGCGCCCTGAAGACAgcagcctgggagatggctctgccGTACCTGAGGACCTTCATGATCGCTTCCCAAAGGAGCCAGGGGGAGCCCACCCCTCGGTGAAAAGCTGGGCAGCTACGTTTGGTGGCTTGGGTAAAGGCGGTGCTCTAAATGATTCGTTTCAGCTTATCTCCCACACTGAGAGCAGGCTTTCCCAAGATGACCCACCCCACACAGGTTctggctttttcttgttttcacctGCATTGGCAGTGGAACGTGCTGCTTCTAATTATCAAAACACTAAGACAAAACCTGATGAGCCAGAAGAATTTCACTCACTTGGATCAAGTcatcagaaacagaaaactgaacCATCAGCTGGTGGCAGTCAGATGGCAAAACCGCTGGAAAAGGAGGGAGGTGAGGGCCTGTCTTTGCGCCCCACCCAAAGCCAGGTGAAAGGATTACAGGGTAAGGGCTTGGGTGCTAACTCCACCTGCGCctgcagagaggcaggaaagagtCCAAGCACGCCCCTCACCAGGTCCCTGAGCATGTCGCCCACCAGTCCTAAAGGCAATGCAAGCCAGCCTTCTAAGAAAGTGCTGAAGCAAGTGGATATCGGTGTGTTTTTTGGACTACCACCCAAAAGACAAGAAGAGACACCACCCAGGAAAGGCACGTTAGAAAGGCCAAAAGTCAGTCCCCTCCTGAGTCCTAGTGCAAAGAGGTCCAGGCCGTGCAAGAGGAAAGCGGACGACTCTCCAGGTGACTTAGAATTTGATGGAAGGCATTCAAATGAGAGTCAGCACCCTAGGGAGCTGTCTGGAGAGAGGGCTCGGCAGccaaggaagagacagagaaagtcaaGTTCACAGGCACAATACCAGAGGTCAGGCCCCCTTAGCAACAGTGCAGAGTTGGGGCCTGCAGGCATAAGCAGAGGCCAAGCCTCTGTAAGACGGACTCAGAGCAGGCCGTGCAGAGGGAACACGTACACTTCAGAGCCGGCCGGTGCTGGGAAGTGGAGAAGAACATGTCCGTTCTATAAGAGAATCCCTG GGACTGGCTTTACTGTGGATGCTTTTCAGTATGGCGAGGTTGAAGGCTGCACTGCCTATTTCCTCACACATTTCCATTCTGATCACTATGCCGGGTTGTCGAAGGACTTTGCCATGCCGGTTTATTGTACTGAG ATAACGGGCAATTTGTTGAAGAGGAAGCTGCGTGTGCAGGAACAATACATCCATCAGTTGCCCATGGACACCGAATGCATGGTGGATGGGGTCAGAGTCATTTTGCTGGATGCCAATCA CTGTCCAGGTGCTGCCATGATCCTCTTCCACCTCCCTAACGGTGCCGTCATCCTGCACACTGGAGACTTCCGCGCAGACCCCAGCATGGAGCGCTCTCTTCTTGCAGGCCGGAAAGTCCACACGCTGTACTTAGACACCAC ATACTGCAGCCCGGAATATACTTTCCCGTCTCAGCAGGAGGTTGTCCGCTTTGCCATCAACACTGCCTTTGAGGCTGTAACTCTAAACCCACGTGTTCTTGTTGTGTGTGGCACCTACTCTCTCGGGAAGGAGAAAGTCTTCCTAG CCATTGCTGATGTTCTGGGTTCAAAGGTGGGCATGAcccaagaaaaatataaaactttacagTGCCTCAATATACCAGAAGTCAGTTCCCTCATAACTACAGACATGTGCAATTCTTTGGTTCACCTCCTTCCAATGTCACAAATTAATTTTAAG GGCTTACAGAGCCATTTGAAGAAGTGTGCTGGGAAATACGACCAGATTCTGGCTTTTCGACCCACAGGATGGACACACTCTAGCAACATAACAAGTATTGCAGATATTGCTccccagaagaaaggaaatatatcAATTTATG GGATTCCATACAGTGAGCACAGCAGCTATTTAGAAATGAAGCGTTTTGTCCAGTGGCTGAAGCCGCAGAGAATCATCCCCACTGTGAACGTCGGCAGCGCCACAGCTCGGAGCATAATGGAGAAATACTTTAAGGAGTGGAAGTTGGAAGCTGGGTACTGA